One genomic segment of Occultella kanbiaonis includes these proteins:
- a CDS encoding GH39 family glycosyl hydrolase, protein MNFTAEVNPGVGLDKSSFPHAAPSDPNAPHVRAAEVTIDAAVDRGALARIWESIGYDEINWTYTPTGRSLLGRFGELSDKGFHVRPHYVFCSGTGFGIPHWGTGNVFHLDADGNAFYDFTIADQVYDAIVESGNHVLVELAFTPRDLVPDHAAELEVVPSPTVYSNYEAGAWGYPPKDYAAWGELIAAHAQHCLDRYGADEVDTWLWELWNEPDIFYWRGTPEEFYELYSVTAAAVRRVLPTAKVGGPAVTGSGAEFLRGFLAHTSARKDPLDFVSFHTKGSAFRPWRVYGPTGGPAPEQQSPSAHKMLFEIRTLSRVIEEFPEYHGLPAIVDECDAGVPAHYSVYDNANFRFQNTEYYPVFQVKLMKKILDLNATETVQVEQATSWSFYFEGERYFEGTRAFLTAGGVEKPFLNAYRALARLGERRVEAGSDVAHPVTALDDCGGASMPEEVDVLASRATDGTVAALVWRHIDDQYHADDTEAAVNVNISGLDGAAYTLRHYRIDATHSNAHTIWEGLGSPQLPTDDQLAAIKARQGLEEFEAAHDVTPVDGAAQVALRLPLPSVSLLVWEPKA, encoded by the coding sequence GTGAACTTCACCGCTGAAGTCAACCCAGGTGTGGGACTGGACAAGAGTTCCTTCCCGCACGCCGCGCCCAGCGACCCGAATGCGCCGCACGTCCGTGCGGCCGAGGTGACCATCGACGCCGCCGTGGACCGCGGCGCGCTCGCCCGGATCTGGGAGAGCATCGGATACGACGAGATCAACTGGACCTACACCCCCACGGGGCGCTCCCTGCTCGGCCGGTTCGGTGAGCTGAGCGACAAGGGCTTCCACGTGCGCCCGCACTACGTGTTCTGCTCGGGCACCGGCTTCGGGATCCCGCACTGGGGCACCGGCAACGTTTTCCACCTCGACGCCGACGGGAACGCGTTCTACGACTTCACCATCGCCGACCAGGTCTACGACGCGATCGTCGAGTCCGGCAACCACGTGCTCGTCGAGCTCGCCTTCACGCCGCGCGACCTGGTGCCCGATCACGCCGCCGAGCTCGAGGTGGTGCCCAGTCCCACCGTGTACAGCAACTACGAGGCCGGCGCCTGGGGCTACCCGCCCAAGGACTACGCCGCCTGGGGCGAGCTGATCGCCGCCCACGCCCAGCACTGCCTGGACCGCTACGGCGCCGACGAGGTCGACACCTGGCTCTGGGAGCTGTGGAACGAGCCGGACATCTTCTACTGGCGTGGCACCCCCGAGGAGTTCTACGAGCTCTACTCGGTGACGGCGGCCGCGGTCCGGCGCGTGCTCCCGACGGCGAAGGTCGGCGGCCCGGCCGTCACCGGCTCCGGTGCCGAGTTCCTCCGCGGCTTCCTCGCCCACACCAGCGCGCGCAAGGATCCGCTCGACTTCGTCTCCTTCCACACCAAGGGGTCCGCGTTCCGCCCGTGGCGCGTCTACGGGCCCACCGGCGGTCCGGCGCCGGAGCAGCAGAGCCCGAGCGCACACAAGATGCTCTTCGAGATCCGCACCCTGTCCCGCGTGATCGAGGAGTTTCCCGAGTACCACGGCCTGCCCGCCATCGTCGACGAGTGTGACGCCGGGGTCCCGGCCCACTACAGCGTCTACGACAACGCGAACTTCCGGTTCCAGAACACCGAGTACTACCCGGTGTTCCAGGTCAAGCTCATGAAGAAGATCCTCGACCTGAACGCCACCGAGACCGTGCAGGTCGAGCAGGCGACCTCGTGGAGCTTCTACTTCGAGGGCGAGCGCTACTTCGAGGGCACCCGCGCGTTCCTGACCGCCGGCGGAGTGGAGAAGCCGTTCCTGAACGCCTACCGGGCACTGGCGCGGCTCGGCGAGCGCCGCGTCGAGGCCGGTTCTGACGTGGCCCACCCGGTCACGGCCCTGGACGACTGCGGTGGTGCCAGCATGCCGGAGGAGGTCGACGTGCTCGCCTCCCGGGCCACGGACGGCACCGTGGCAGCGCTCGTCTGGCGGCACATCGACGACCAGTACCACGCGGACGACACCGAGGCCGCTGTGAACGTGAACATTTCCGGCCTGGACGGCGCCGCCTACACGCTGCGGCACTACCGGATCGACGCCACCCACTCCAACGCGCACACGATCTGGGAGGGGCTCGGCTCCCCGCAGCTGCCCACGGACGACCAGCTTGCCGCGATCAAGGCGCGGCAGGGACTCGAGGAGTTCGAGGCCGCCCACGACGTGACGCCCGTCGACGGCGCGGCGCAGGTTGCTCTCCGCCTGCCGCTGCCGTCGGTGTCGTTGCTGGTGTGGGAGCCGAAGGCATGA
- a CDS encoding aldo/keto reductase, translated as MTTAALTSLDRRTMLPGGVEIPQVGLGVFQVPTAQAQRVVEEALEVGYRHVDTAAAYVNEEGVGAALGSAGLPREEVFITSKLRNGDQGYESALRAYDDTLARLGLEALDLYLIHWPNPAAGLWQDSWRALERILDEGRVRAIGVSNFMVEHLRELLGRAEHVPAVNQIEVHPTFAQSDLAGFCAEHAITVQAYSPLGQGADLSAPTVTAIADRLGVTAAQVVLRWHLDRGRVVIPKTTSRARMVSNADLDGTDLTDDDLAGLDALETGVRIGNDPRTFALSQIR; from the coding sequence ATGACGACGGCGGCGCTCACCTCGTTGGATCGGCGCACCATGCTGCCGGGTGGGGTCGAGATCCCCCAGGTGGGCCTCGGCGTCTTCCAGGTGCCGACGGCGCAGGCGCAGCGGGTGGTCGAGGAGGCCCTCGAGGTCGGGTACCGCCACGTCGACACCGCGGCCGCGTATGTGAACGAGGAGGGGGTCGGCGCCGCGCTCGGGTCCGCGGGGCTGCCGCGCGAGGAGGTGTTCATCACCTCGAAGCTCCGGAACGGTGACCAGGGCTATGAGAGTGCCCTGCGCGCCTACGACGACACCCTCGCCCGGCTCGGCCTGGAGGCCCTTGACCTGTACCTGATCCACTGGCCGAACCCGGCCGCCGGGCTGTGGCAGGACAGCTGGCGGGCGCTCGAACGGATCCTGGACGAGGGGCGGGTCCGCGCGATCGGCGTCTCGAACTTCATGGTCGAGCACCTGCGCGAGCTCCTCGGCCGAGCCGAGCACGTGCCGGCCGTGAACCAGATCGAGGTCCATCCGACCTTCGCTCAGTCGGACCTTGCCGGCTTCTGCGCAGAGCATGCGATCACGGTGCAGGCGTACTCCCCACTCGGGCAGGGCGCCGATCTGTCCGCCCCCACGGTCACCGCGATCGCGGACCGGCTCGGGGTCACCGCCGCCCAGGTGGTACTCCGCTGGCACCTGGATCGCGGCCGGGTGGTGATCCCGAAGACCACGTCCCGAGCTCGGATGGTCTCCAACGCGGACCTCGACGGCACCGACCTCACCGACGACGACCTGGCGGGCCTGGACGCCCTGGAGACGGGAGTGCGGATCGGCAACGACCCGCGCACCTTCGCACTCAGCCAGATCCGCTGA
- a CDS encoding carbohydrate ABC transporter permease — translation MATQVMPVREIRTAAPAAPPSPARRRRERKRNLWIYAFLLPTFILYGMYTLYPIVASYWYSLVEWNGFSADQRFVGLDNYEAVLADPLFWSSVRVTLLFMLIVAPLRVFGAFALAILLNSPRLPFSSFFRTAYFLPVVTTTAIVGVVMRFILDPASGPVASVLQLFGLGPVDLLGSSSTALLTAGVIYVWKFFGITMIYWLAALQTIPKDLYEAARIDGAGALKLFRHITLPLLIPFLLIISVLTIEDCFHAFDLMQSMTAGGPFFSTEIIEIYIYRWAFAATIPQLGFASAAAVLFGIIVLVVVIAQVWATMVSRRLRARA, via the coding sequence ATGGCGACACAAGTAATGCCGGTGCGAGAAATTCGCACCGCGGCACCCGCAGCGCCACCATCGCCGGCCCGGCGCCGGCGCGAGCGGAAACGCAACCTCTGGATCTACGCCTTCCTGCTGCCCACGTTCATCCTCTACGGGATGTACACGCTGTACCCGATCGTGGCCAGCTACTGGTACTCACTCGTGGAGTGGAACGGGTTCTCCGCGGACCAGCGATTCGTGGGCCTGGACAACTACGAGGCCGTCCTCGCGGACCCGCTGTTCTGGTCCTCGGTACGGGTCACGCTCCTGTTCATGCTGATCGTTGCCCCGCTGCGGGTGTTCGGCGCGTTCGCCCTGGCGATCCTGCTGAACTCGCCGCGGTTGCCGTTCAGCTCGTTCTTCCGGACCGCCTACTTCCTGCCAGTGGTGACCACCACAGCGATCGTCGGCGTCGTGATGCGGTTCATCCTCGACCCGGCGAGTGGCCCGGTTGCATCGGTGCTGCAACTCTTCGGGCTCGGCCCGGTCGATCTGCTCGGCTCATCCTCGACCGCCCTGCTGACCGCCGGCGTGATCTACGTGTGGAAGTTCTTCGGCATCACGATGATCTACTGGCTGGCCGCGCTCCAGACGATCCCCAAGGATCTGTACGAGGCCGCGCGGATCGACGGCGCCGGTGCGCTCAAGCTGTTCCGGCACATCACGCTGCCGCTGCTCATCCCGTTCCTGCTGATCATCTCCGTGCTGACGATCGAGGACTGCTTCCACGCCTTCGACCTGATGCAGTCGATGACGGCCGGCGGCCCGTTCTTCAGCACCGAGATCATCGAGATCTACATCTACCGATGGGCGTTCGCGGCCACGATCCCTCAGCTCGGGTTCGCCTCGGCCGCAGCGGTCCTGTTCGGCATCATCGTGCTGGTCGTGGTGATCGCCCAGGTGTGGGCCACCATGGTCTCCCGGCGGCTGCGGGCGCGAGCATGA
- a CDS encoding carbohydrate ABC transporter permease — protein MSATTASTGSRTWSRLRSRMPWWVLVLLLTVLAFIWVFPFIWMVSASLKTSAEIFGGGLNLIPETLQWENYVRAWQDGNFRVYLLNTVIVTVATVAIVVARCALAGYVLGRYRFPGSRLVIGILVATLFVPTGYTIIPIVKISLELGLLDQLGGMILALAGGANVAAILIYAGYFRGMPAELEEAAIVDGAGFLRTFARIMLPLSMPVTATVGILTFLFTWNAFFLPLVFSFSNPALRTVSVGMQAFVGENSTDWPGMAAAGVISLLPIVVLFAFMQRYFIEGIAGAVKS, from the coding sequence ATGAGCGCCACGACCGCGTCGACCGGCTCGCGGACCTGGAGCCGGTTGCGGAGCCGGATGCCCTGGTGGGTCCTCGTCCTGTTGCTCACTGTGCTGGCATTCATCTGGGTCTTCCCGTTCATCTGGATGGTCTCGGCCTCGCTCAAGACCTCTGCCGAGATCTTCGGCGGCGGACTGAATCTCATCCCCGAGACCCTGCAATGGGAGAACTACGTCCGAGCCTGGCAGGACGGGAACTTCCGGGTCTACCTGCTGAACACGGTGATCGTCACGGTCGCGACCGTCGCGATCGTGGTCGCCAGGTGTGCCCTGGCCGGCTATGTGCTCGGCCGCTACCGGTTCCCCGGGTCGCGTCTGGTGATCGGGATCCTGGTGGCCACCCTGTTCGTGCCCACCGGCTACACGATCATTCCGATCGTCAAGATCTCTCTCGAACTGGGACTGCTGGACCAGCTCGGCGGCATGATCCTGGCCCTGGCCGGCGGTGCGAACGTGGCCGCGATCCTCATCTATGCGGGGTACTTCCGGGGCATGCCGGCCGAGCTCGAGGAGGCTGCCATCGTCGACGGCGCGGGCTTCCTGCGCACCTTCGCACGCATCATGCTGCCGCTGTCCATGCCGGTCACGGCGACGGTCGGCATCCTCACTTTCCTGTTCACCTGGAACGCCTTCTTCCTGCCCCTGGTCTTCTCGTTCAGCAACCCTGCGCTGCGCACGGTGAGCGTGGGCATGCAGGCGTTCGTGGGCGAGAACTCCACCGACTGGCCCGGCATGGCCGCCGCAGGCGTGATCTCGCTGCTGCCGATCGTCGTGCTCTTCGCCTTCATGCAGCGCTACTTCATCGAAGGCATCGCGGGCGCCGTCAAGTCCTGA
- a CDS encoding ABC transporter substrate-binding protein, translated as MSRTALSRRHFMGGVGLTGMAGLLAACGGESPPPGPGGGGGDAGSLRWWDHLGGLQDLHDEWAVTQGESLGVTIEHTYNEPGKATEALQLANQSNQLPDVYSPVIGLPLPALVEAGWVQAITVSDDVIARLPEGTFVEGLSMLDGVIYGLPAFTDKQYVACTWYNAEIADEVGFDPPKSYDDFLAALRAIAEHGEYAPMTIALGAVGRMREQIDDLAQAGGFPGFMGLRFDTGEYEYHHDAYVNAIELYKEISENGWLLPGTNGFQIPDARGRWAAGGIGFHIDGPYSPGAVRSLNADMLPNMAVAGMLTPDGEDVVATKGARGGDWVIGGTSELAEIASRFVETFTQDDYQTALATGMDQPPLNLDVVADADVIEPYAWLVDDFRARVFRAPQPQVRNVDVTQVQARQAPVAPELGNVIQGYLGGELTDLRAELTKLSDAYSAALDEAIAGATGEGANVSRADWEFPDWQRGVDYTY; from the coding sequence ATGTCCCGAACAGCACTCAGCCGCCGCCACTTCATGGGCGGCGTCGGACTCACCGGCATGGCCGGCCTGTTGGCCGCGTGCGGCGGCGAGAGCCCACCGCCCGGACCCGGCGGCGGTGGTGGCGACGCCGGCTCGTTGCGCTGGTGGGATCACCTTGGCGGCCTGCAGGACCTGCACGACGAGTGGGCCGTGACCCAGGGCGAGTCGCTCGGGGTCACCATCGAGCACACCTACAACGAGCCGGGCAAGGCCACCGAGGCCCTGCAACTGGCCAACCAGAGCAACCAGCTCCCGGACGTCTACTCCCCGGTGATCGGGCTGCCGCTGCCGGCGCTTGTGGAAGCGGGGTGGGTCCAGGCGATCACCGTCTCCGACGACGTCATCGCCCGGCTGCCGGAGGGCACCTTCGTCGAAGGGCTGTCCATGCTCGACGGCGTGATCTACGGGCTCCCGGCGTTCACGGACAAGCAGTACGTCGCCTGCACCTGGTACAACGCGGAGATCGCCGACGAGGTCGGCTTCGACCCGCCGAAGAGCTATGACGACTTCCTCGCCGCGCTGCGCGCGATCGCGGAGCACGGCGAGTACGCACCGATGACCATCGCACTCGGCGCTGTCGGCCGGATGCGCGAGCAGATCGACGACCTCGCGCAGGCCGGCGGCTTCCCAGGATTCATGGGGCTGCGATTCGACACCGGCGAGTACGAGTACCACCACGACGCCTACGTCAACGCCATCGAGCTGTACAAGGAGATCTCGGAGAACGGCTGGCTGTTGCCGGGCACGAACGGGTTCCAGATCCCCGACGCGCGTGGGCGGTGGGCCGCCGGAGGGATCGGGTTCCACATCGACGGCCCCTACTCACCCGGCGCGGTGCGGTCGCTGAACGCGGACATGTTGCCCAACATGGCCGTCGCCGGGATGCTCACGCCGGACGGCGAGGACGTCGTCGCGACGAAGGGTGCCCGCGGCGGCGACTGGGTGATCGGCGGCACCAGCGAGCTCGCCGAGATCGCGAGCCGCTTCGTGGAGACGTTCACCCAGGACGACTACCAGACGGCGCTGGCCACCGGGATGGACCAGCCCCCGTTGAACCTGGACGTGGTCGCGGACGCAGACGTCATCGAGCCGTACGCGTGGCTGGTCGATGACTTCCGGGCGCGGGTGTTCCGGGCCCCTCAGCCGCAGGTTCGCAACGTCGACGTGACGCAGGTCCAGGCCCGGCAGGCACCGGTGGCGCCTGAACTCGGCAACGTGATCCAGGGCTACCTCGGTGGCGAACTCACCGACCTGCGCGCCGAACTGACCAAGCTGAGCGACGCCTACTCGGCCGCGCTGGACGAGGCCATCGCCGGTGCTACCGGCGAGGGCGCGAACGTGAGCCGGGCCGACTGGGAGTTCCCGGACTGGCAACGCGGCGTGGACTACACCTACTGA
- a CDS encoding SDR family NAD(P)-dependent oxidoreductase: MGVFPTERTAVITGAGSARGIGRATAHRLAAEGWSLGLVDIDGPAVESLATELTQTHGVAAVGHRVDVSDPDDVRTAVGKLEAELPPLLALANVAGVSSPTPYLELPDEEWTRVMRVNLDGVHYVSKRVAESMAARGVGRIVSISSVSAQRGGGTYSKTPYSVAKAGVIGLTRALARELGPYGITVNAICPGPIDTDIMGGTLTEERKRELVAELLVDRVGTTADIAAAISFLLGPDAGYITGQTLNVDGGLYMH, from the coding sequence ATGGGCGTCTTTCCCACCGAACGCACCGCGGTCATCACCGGGGCCGGATCCGCCCGAGGCATCGGGCGGGCCACCGCGCACCGGCTCGCCGCCGAGGGCTGGAGCCTCGGGCTCGTCGATATCGACGGCCCCGCCGTCGAGTCGCTCGCGACCGAGTTGACGCAGACGCACGGGGTCGCGGCGGTGGGCCACCGGGTCGACGTGAGCGACCCGGACGACGTACGCACCGCCGTCGGGAAGCTCGAGGCGGAACTGCCGCCGCTGCTGGCGCTCGCGAACGTGGCCGGGGTCAGCTCCCCGACCCCGTACCTGGAGCTTCCGGACGAGGAGTGGACCCGCGTGATGCGGGTCAACCTCGACGGCGTCCACTACGTCAGCAAACGCGTCGCCGAGTCGATGGCAGCCCGGGGCGTCGGCCGCATCGTGTCGATCTCGTCGGTCTCCGCACAGCGGGGTGGGGGTACCTACTCCAAGACCCCGTACTCCGTGGCGAAGGCCGGCGTGATCGGGCTGACCAGGGCGCTCGCCCGCGAGCTCGGGCCGTACGGGATCACGGTGAACGCGATCTGCCCGGGCCCGATCGACACCGACATCATGGGCGGCACCCTCACCGAGGAGCGCAAGCGGGAGCTGGTCGCGGAACTCCTGGTCGACCGGGTCGGCACCACGGCGGACATCGCCGCCGCGATCAGCTTCCTGCTCGGCCCGGACGCGGGCTACATCACCGGCCAGACGTTGAACGTCGACGGCGGCCTCTACATGCACTGA
- a CDS encoding 3-hydroxyacyl-CoA dehydrogenase family protein: MRTITTVAVIGSGYMGGGIAQTLADAGLAVRIADATADRARAAHARILAEAAELEASGLMPAGHAGRVRDNLTWSESLPAAVDGADFIEEAVPEDPDTKRRVLAEISAAAAPAALIGTNTSTIPLARLADAVSHPDRFLVVHFSNPAHLVPGVELVAGAQTADSTVAAIRTMLTGIGRPSAVVADAPGFVLNRVQYAMVKEALLIVQEGHASPEDVDTILRSTLGFRAAFFGPLAMLDMAGLDVYADSFRLLADALGDRFTPPEILTDAADAGRHGMKNGAGLWRDYTDQDTGAIQAWRAQAYSRMSALLADLPPAPTLTRRTA, from the coding sequence GTGCGCACCATCACCACCGTGGCGGTCATCGGGTCCGGGTACATGGGCGGCGGGATCGCCCAGACGCTCGCGGACGCGGGCCTGGCCGTGCGGATCGCGGACGCCACCGCCGACCGGGCCAGGGCCGCGCACGCGCGGATCCTGGCGGAGGCCGCCGAGCTCGAGGCGTCGGGCCTGATGCCCGCCGGCCATGCCGGGCGGGTCCGAGACAACCTCACCTGGAGCGAGTCGCTCCCGGCGGCGGTCGACGGCGCCGACTTCATCGAGGAGGCGGTGCCGGAGGACCCGGACACCAAGCGCCGGGTCCTCGCCGAGATCAGCGCCGCGGCAGCTCCCGCGGCGCTGATCGGGACGAACACCTCGACGATCCCGCTCGCCCGGCTCGCCGACGCGGTGAGCCACCCGGACCGGTTCCTGGTGGTCCACTTCAGCAACCCCGCGCACCTCGTGCCCGGCGTGGAGCTGGTGGCCGGGGCACAGACCGCGGACTCGACCGTGGCGGCCATCCGGACCATGCTCACCGGGATCGGCCGACCGAGTGCCGTGGTCGCGGACGCGCCCGGCTTCGTCCTGAACCGCGTGCAGTACGCGATGGTGAAGGAAGCCCTGCTGATCGTGCAGGAGGGGCACGCGAGCCCGGAGGACGTGGACACCATCCTGCGCTCAACGCTCGGGTTCCGGGCCGCGTTCTTCGGGCCGCTCGCGATGCTGGACATGGCCGGCCTCGACGTCTACGCCGACTCCTTCCGGCTGCTCGCCGACGCGCTCGGGGACAGGTTCACCCCGCCGGAGATCCTCACGGACGCGGCGGACGCGGGCCGGCACGGCATGAAGAACGGTGCCGGATTGTGGCGCGACTACACCGACCAGGACACCGGCGCCATCCAGGCCTGGCGGGCGCAGGCCTACTCGCGGATGAGCGCCCTGCTCGCCGACCTCCCCCCGGCTCCCACCCTGACCAGGAGAACGGCATGA
- a CDS encoding sugar phosphate isomerase/epimerase family protein gives MTAPFTADTWPIGVGLPQLVGTLSDGRDVTTTGPQAWRPTFHEVAAAGFTEIDLFTTFIRISDLDDDGRGGLQRLLTEYGLRISAIPLARRSILDPDPDRAAANLEFALDTVRAAGELGVGTVCVGLHQPLTTEQQRAEWFWLAPGEENPEDPAVWAAAVDGFRRIGEEAARAQVQVSLEMYEGTYLGTSESSVRLVTDIGLPNVGLCPDIGNIVRLHRPVEDWRVMLERMLPYANYWQLKNYLRDHDPATGAYFSAPAPLETGYIDYRTAVGMALAAGFSGPLCVEHYGGDGLSVAATNRDYLRRILAAKIAS, from the coding sequence ATGACGGCGCCGTTCACGGCCGACACCTGGCCGATCGGCGTCGGCCTGCCCCAGCTCGTCGGCACCCTGTCCGACGGCCGCGACGTCACCACGACCGGCCCGCAGGCCTGGCGGCCGACCTTCCACGAGGTCGCCGCGGCCGGCTTCACCGAGATCGACCTGTTCACCACCTTCATCCGGATCTCCGACCTGGACGACGACGGCCGCGGCGGCCTGCAGCGACTGCTCACCGAGTACGGCCTGCGGATCAGCGCGATCCCGCTCGCGCGCCGCAGCATCCTCGATCCGGACCCCGACCGCGCCGCCGCCAACCTGGAGTTCGCCCTCGATACGGTGCGGGCCGCCGGAGAACTCGGCGTCGGCACCGTCTGCGTCGGACTGCACCAGCCACTGACCACCGAGCAGCAGCGGGCGGAGTGGTTCTGGCTCGCCCCCGGCGAGGAGAACCCGGAGGACCCCGCGGTCTGGGCGGCCGCCGTCGACGGCTTCCGCCGGATCGGCGAGGAGGCGGCGCGGGCCCAGGTCCAGGTCTCCCTGGAGATGTACGAGGGCACCTACCTGGGGACGTCGGAGAGTTCGGTGCGACTCGTCACCGACATCGGGCTGCCCAACGTGGGCCTGTGCCCGGACATCGGCAACATCGTCCGACTGCACCGGCCCGTCGAGGACTGGCGGGTGATGCTCGAACGGATGCTGCCCTACGCCAACTACTGGCAGCTGAAGAACTACCTGCGCGACCACGACCCGGCCACCGGTGCCTACTTCTCGGCGCCGGCGCCGCTGGAGACCGGCTACATCGACTACCGGACCGCCGTCGGGATGGCCCTGGCGGCCGGCTTCTCCGGCCCGCTGTGCGTGGAGCACTACGGCGGCGACGGGCTGAGCGTGGCCGCCACCAACCGTGACTACCTGCGCCGCATCCTCGCGGCGAAGATCGCGAGCTGA
- a CDS encoding dihydroxyacetone kinase family protein codes for MTHLVNDPKTFAADVLTGFARAHADRVREVSGGVVRAAPAPPGKVAVVLGGGSGHYPAFAGWVGDGMADGVVCGNIFASPSADQAVTVIRAADRGAGVLLGFGNYAGDQLQFGQAAQELRADGIDVRIVTVTDDLASATEPEQRRGIAGDLIVFKIAGAAAAAGADLDEVERVATRANARTRTIGIALAGCTLPGQDEPLFTVPAGRIALGLGIHGEPGLSTEDLGSAREVADDLVDRILAEAPEDADRVAVLVNGLGATTHEELFAVYGRVADRLTAAGLVIVAPEVGEQVTSLDMAGLSLTVTFLDPELERHWTAPADTPAFRRGRPDPIRTVDGPAVADPPVETLTPAPSATAVAPGTEDSRRATEEVLRTAAAIALALTEHEAELGRLDAVAGDGDHGQGMVLGIGGAVRAAERAHLAGAGLGDVLDAAGRAWSNAAGGTSGALWGAALRAAGAEVGNERAPDAAGLARAVDRAVTAAADLGGAREGDKTVIDAAVPFAAQLRSAVGQGTAAPAAWASAATAAEEAARGTAALTARLGRARTHGERARGHADPGAISFALVVGTVAQSSTVSAEES; via the coding sequence ATGACCCACCTCGTCAACGACCCGAAGACGTTCGCCGCGGACGTCCTCACCGGCTTCGCCCGGGCGCACGCCGACCGGGTCCGGGAGGTGTCCGGCGGCGTGGTCCGGGCCGCCCCCGCGCCGCCCGGGAAGGTCGCGGTGGTGCTCGGCGGCGGGTCCGGGCACTACCCCGCCTTCGCGGGGTGGGTGGGGGACGGGATGGCCGACGGCGTCGTGTGCGGCAACATCTTCGCCTCGCCCTCCGCGGACCAGGCCGTCACGGTGATCCGCGCCGCGGACCGCGGCGCCGGGGTGCTGCTCGGCTTCGGCAACTACGCCGGGGACCAGCTGCAGTTCGGTCAGGCGGCCCAGGAACTGCGAGCGGACGGCATCGACGTGCGGATCGTCACCGTGACCGACGACCTCGCCTCGGCCACCGAGCCGGAGCAGCGCCGGGGTATCGCCGGCGACCTGATCGTGTTCAAGATCGCCGGCGCCGCTGCGGCCGCCGGCGCGGACCTGGACGAGGTCGAACGCGTCGCGACCCGGGCCAACGCCCGCACCCGCACCATCGGGATCGCGCTCGCCGGATGCACCCTGCCGGGCCAGGACGAGCCGCTTTTCACCGTCCCGGCGGGCCGGATCGCCCTCGGCCTCGGCATCCACGGCGAGCCCGGCCTGAGCACCGAGGATCTCGGCAGCGCGAGGGAGGTCGCCGACGACCTGGTCGACCGGATCCTCGCCGAGGCGCCAGAGGACGCCGACCGGGTCGCCGTCCTGGTCAACGGTCTCGGCGCCACCACCCACGAGGAACTGTTCGCCGTGTACGGCCGGGTGGCCGATCGGCTCACCGCGGCCGGCCTCGTGATCGTCGCCCCCGAGGTCGGCGAACAGGTGACCAGCCTGGACATGGCGGGCCTGTCCCTGACCGTCACCTTCCTCGACCCCGAGCTCGAGCGCCACTGGACGGCGCCCGCGGACACGCCCGCGTTCCGTCGTGGTCGGCCCGACCCGATCCGGACGGTCGACGGGCCTGCCGTCGCAGACCCGCCCGTGGAGACGCTCACCCCGGCGCCCAGCGCGACGGCCGTGGCTCCCGGCACGGAGGACTCCCGACGGGCGACCGAGGAGGTGCTGCGCACCGCCGCGGCGATCGCCCTCGCGCTCACCGAACACGAGGCGGAGCTCGGCCGGCTGGACGCCGTGGCCGGCGATGGCGATCACGGGCAGGGCATGGTGCTGGGCATCGGCGGCGCGGTCCGTGCCGCCGAACGGGCGCACCTCGCCGGGGCCGGCCTCGGAGACGTCCTCGACGCCGCCGGCCGGGCCTGGTCGAACGCCGCCGGTGGCACGTCGGGGGCACTGTGGGGTGCGGCGCTACGGGCCGCCGGCGCCGAGGTCGGCAACGAGCGAGCCCCGGATGCCGCAGGCCTCGCCCGCGCCGTGGATCGCGCCGTCACCGCTGCCGCCGACCTGGGCGGCGCCCGGGAGGGCGACAAGACCGTCATCGACGCGGCGGTGCCGTTCGCCGCCCAGCTGCGCTCCGCCGTCGGGCAGGGCACGGCGGCGCCCGCCGCGTGGGCGAGCGCGGCGACCGCGGCCGAGGAGGCCGCACGCGGCACGGCCGCACTCACGGCCCGGCTCGGCCGGGCCCGCACCCATGGCGAACGCGCGCGCGGTCACGCGGATCCGGGTGCCATCTCGTTCGCGCTCGTGGTCGGCACGGTCGCGCAGTCATCGACGGTCTCAGCGGAGGAATCATGA
- a CDS encoding ribose-5-phosphate isomerase: MNWRIAVGADSAGYHYKEALKRDLEADPRVLEVIDVGIVEGDGTDYPHVALDAAQLVADGRADRALLVCGTGLGVAISANKVPGVRAVTAHDSYSVERSVKSNNAQVLTFGERVIGLELARRLASEWLGYTFDGESPSAAKVAAITAYERRD; this comes from the coding sequence ATGAACTGGCGGATCGCGGTCGGTGCGGACAGCGCCGGCTACCACTACAAGGAAGCCCTCAAGCGTGACCTGGAGGCCGACCCGCGGGTCCTGGAGGTGATCGACGTCGGCATCGTGGAGGGGGATGGCACGGACTACCCGCACGTCGCGCTCGACGCCGCTCAGCTGGTGGCCGACGGCCGCGCCGACCGGGCGCTGCTCGTCTGCGGGACCGGGCTCGGCGTCGCGATCTCGGCGAACAAGGTCCCCGGCGTCCGGGCCGTCACCGCGCACGACTCCTACTCGGTGGAACGGTCGGTGAAGTCGAACAACGCCCAGGTGCTCACCTTCGGGGAGCGGGTGATCGGGCTGGAGCTCGCCCGCCGGCTCGCCTCGGAGTGGCTCGGGTACACGTTCGACGGCGAATCCCCCTCCGCGGCGAAGGTCGCCGCCATCACGGCGTACGAGCGTCGTGACTGA